The Triticum aestivum cultivar Chinese Spring chromosome 3A, IWGSC CS RefSeq v2.1, whole genome shotgun sequence genome includes a region encoding these proteins:
- the LOC123057625 gene encoding uncharacterized protein has translation MEQYERAAVDPLEGQTEQGGEDPAPSAALAGAKEGEQERVPETHNPVGAAASEGAKKQDLEEPSPESDEAAAASANIKGEDREAFEDPMETHFEFRSAAADATPPYNSLRARSRKQAGPTKFVAVGAPDGAGSESPVLGASSSSDFSAMAAPGATVAIAHASPPDTNRRLPSRSRKQYSPERIASAGASTSAGAPAAGDPAPPARGRKQPRPEHFIPEEAAAMAGAKARRGNIVLDRFLSSTMARGSSASDWVRDVTAEDAGQPERPRGIESFRIRDASRHAARACGLRAAISRLGASCGGASSPSPAAPGEPEGSGTRRLYGILAVLGASLALSVASCVLFYIVGHSSEAAPSGENQDK, from the exons ATGGAGCAATACGAGCGCGCGGCTGTTGATCCGCTCGAGGGGCAGACGGAGCAGGGCGGGGAGGATCCCGCTCCGTCGGCGGCTCTCGCCGGCGCCAAGGAGGGCGAACAGGAGCGCGTCCCCGAGACGCACAATCCCGTCGGCGCCGCCGCGTCGGAGGGCGCCAAGAAGCAGGATCTTGAG GAACCTTCGCCGGAGTCCGATGAGGCCGCGGCCGCGTCTGCCAACATCAAGGGCGAAGACCGCGAGGCGTTCGAGGACCCTATGGAGACTCACTTCG AGTTCCGATCAGCGGCTGCCGACGCGACGCCGCCGTACAACTCCCTCCGCGCACGGTCAAGGAAGCAGGCCGGGCCGACGAAGTTCGTCGCCGTGGGAGCTCCCGACGGTGCCGGCTCCGAGTCGCCTGTTCTTGGCGCGTCGTCGTCTTCGGACTTCTCTGCGATGGCCG CGCCCGGCGCCACGGTGGCGATCGCGCACGCCTCGCCGCCCGACACCAATCGCCGCCTGCCGTCGCGAAGCAGGAAGCAATACTCCCCGGAGCGCATCGCCTCCGCGGGGGCATCAACTTCGGCGGGCGCACCGGCCGCAGGCGACCCAGCTCCCCCTGCTCGAGGCAGGAAGCAGCCCCGGCCCGAGCACTTCATCCCGGAGGAGGCGGCAGCTATGGCCGGCGCCAAAGCTCGCCGGGGCAACATCGTCCTCGACAGGTTCCTCTCGTCTACTATGGCCCGCGGCTCCTCGGCTTCGGATTGGGTGAGGGACGTCACGGCGGAGGACGCGGGCCAGCCCGAGCGCCCGCGCGGCATCGAGAGCTTCAGGATCAGGGACGCGAGCCGCCACGCCGCCCGCGCCTGCGGCCTACGCGCCGCGATCAGCCGCCTCGGAGCCTCGTGCGGCGGCGCATCGTCGCCATCCCCGGCGGCGCCAGGAGAACCCGAGGGGAGCGGGACCAGGAGGCTCTACGGCATCCTCGCCGTTCTCGGCGCTTCTCTTGCGCTCAGCGTGGCGTCCTGCGTGCTGTTCTACATCGTCGGTCATAGCAGCGAGGCTGCTCCCTCCGGAGAGAACCAGGACAAG TGA